A section of the Malania oleifera isolate guangnan ecotype guangnan chromosome 2, ASM2987363v1, whole genome shotgun sequence genome encodes:
- the LOC131149687 gene encoding BEL1-like homeodomain protein 1 yields MASTYFHGTSEIQADGLQTLYLMNPNYVAYSDTHHPPSPSNLLFLNPAIATRAPPPPHNHHLLGTPIPMPLPTVRSPNSDDPSPSSVHEFPATLHMTLPRFHCNLWGCVDQSQPAVPPAATNSSLSLSLLPQQPAAYAAAELDITSQAPAPAISPPSGDEVRVSGNSSSSVSNGISGVRSVILGSKYLKAAQQLLDEVVNVGKAMKTEEGSKEKTKTYRESIAVAGDGLSGGESSGKRGADLTTAQRQELQMKKAKLINMLDGVEQRYRQYQQQMQLVVSSFEQAAAFGSAKSYTALALRTISKQFRCLKDAITAQIKATGKSLGEEDCVRAKVEGSRLKFVDHHLRQQRALQQLGMIPQNAWRPQRGLPERAVSILRAWLFEHFLHPYPKDSDKQMLAKQTGLTRSQVSNWFINARVRLWKPMVEEMYLEETKDQEQKGSEDNAATKGEPSKESGSISTAPQSTSDVRTDTITLQSNQEKPPSNHNVSSIEYPNCTISSSPIRVSFQGQSGNFVPVGSSDLREILQRSPKKPRNTHTQNSPSSILSMDMDMKSTAGEASRDIRDHSYSTLMAGQADHHGIGFSSCLIGDQIERLYTGNSTVSLTLGRPHCENLSLSGTQHSYLTNQSLQLGRRLDMGDGEPNFCSIIAPQPSYSNTTAGYERLSVQDTKRFAAQLLPDFVA; encoded by the exons ATGGCGAGTACGTACTTTCATGGGACTTCAGAAATCCAAGCTGACGGTTTGCAGACACTTTATCTCATGAACCCAAACTACGTAGCCTACTCTGACACCCATCACCCGCCTTCACCTTCCAACCTTCTCTTCCTCAACCCCGCGATTGCAACTCGCGCGCCGCCTCCTCCCCACAACCACCATTTGCTCGGCACGCCAATTCCCATGCCCCTACCCACCGTCCGATCTCCCAATTCAGACGATCCCAGCCCTTCGTCCGTGCATGAATTTCCGGCAACCCTACATATGACCCTCCCCCGCTTCCACTGCAATTTATGGGGTTGCGTCGATCAAAGCCAACCGGCGGTGCCACCGGCCGCAACCAATTCCAGCCTGTCGCTGAGCCTTTTGCCGCAACAGCCGGCGGCATACGCGGCGGCAGAACTGGACATTACATCTCAAGCACCGGCACCGGCAATTTCGCCACCGAGCGGCGACGAGGTGAGAGTGTCCGGGAATTCGTCGTCTTCGGTGTCGAATGGAATTTCCGGCGTGCGGAGTGTAATTCTGGGTTCGAAGTACTTAAAGGCGGCGCAGCAGCTTCTGGACGAAGTGGTTAACGTAGGGAAGGCGATGAAGACGGAAGAGGGGAGTAAAGAGAAGACGAAGACGTATAGAGAATCGATCGCGGTGGCCGGAGACGGTTTGAGCGGCGGCGAAAGTAGTGGGAAACGCGGAGCTGATCTGACCACGGCTCAAAGGCAGGAGCTTCAGatgaagaaggcaaagcttataAACATGCTTGATGGG GTGGAGCAAAGATACAGGCAGTACCAGCAGCAAATGCAGTTAGTGGTATCTTCATTTGAGCAAGCTGCAGCCTTTGGGTCAGCTAAATCCTACACCGCCCTCGCCTTGCGGACAATCTCGAAGCAGTTTCGGTGCCTGAAAGACGCGATCACCGCACAAATCAAAGCGACGGGCAAGAGCTTGGGCGAAGAGGACTGCGTACGGGCAAAGGTGGAGGGCTCCAGACTGAAGTTCGTCGATCACCACCTCCGGCAGCAGCGAGCTCTGCAGCAGCTGGGAATGATACCACAAAATGCTTGGAGACCCCAGAGAGGATTGCCCGAGCGAGCTGTTTCTATTCTTCGCGCCTGGCTCTTCGAACACTTCCTTCACCC CTATCCTAAAGATTCAGATAAACAGATGCTGGCAAAACAAACAGGGCTCACTCGCAGCCAG GTGTCAAACTGGTTCATAAATGCTCGAGTTCGGCTGTGGAAGCCGATGGTTGAAGAAATGTACTTAGAGGAAACCAAGGATCAAGAACAAAAAGGTTCTGAAGATAATGCAGCCACCAAAGGCGAACCGAGCAAGGAGTCGGGTTCCATAAGCACTGCTCCACAAAGCACCAGCGATGTCAGAACAGATACAATAACTCTCCAATCCAACCAAGAAAAACCCCCCAGTAACCACAATGTGTCCTCCATTGAATATCCAAATTGTACCATTTCATCATCTCCCATTAGAGTTTCCTTTCAAGGCCAGTCCGGCAATTTCGTGCCCGTTGGGTCATCGGACCTGAGAGAGATCCTTCAAAGAAGTCCCAAGAAGCCAAGAAACACACACACCCAGAACTCTCCAAGCAGCATTCTTTCAATGGACATGGACATGAAAAGTACTGCAGGTGAAGCAAGTAGGGATATAAGGGATCATAGCTACAGCACACTAATGGCGGGCCAGGCAGATCACCATGGCATTGGATTTAGCTCATGCCTAATTGGAGACCAGATCGAAAGGTTATATACAGGGAACAGCACAGTTTCCCTTACTCTTGGTCGTCCTCACTGTGAAAATCTTTCTTTATCAGGAACCCAACACAGCTACCTCACCAACCAGAGTCTTCAGCTGGGAAGAAGACTCGACATGGGGGACGGCGAACCCAACTTCTGCAGTATTATTGCGCCGCAGCCTTCCTATTCTAACACTACTGCAGGTTATGAGCGCCTCAGTGTTCAAGACACAAAGAGGTTTGCTGCTCAGCTGTTGCCGGATTTTGTAGCatga